A region of Acidisarcina sp. DNA encodes the following proteins:
- a CDS encoding cytochrome c maturation protein CcmE, with product MQNKAHGIRIAAAIVIILATISYLAVSGVQANKSYYVTIKELQGLGDKAYTRHLRVAGSVAPGSIERNGTNATFDLVENDQHIRVSYKGTEPPPDTFKDDAQALAVGTYGRDGVFHATQLQAKCASKYAPAPGAKPGVQTTAPAPTGTASM from the coding sequence ATGCAAAACAAAGCGCACGGCATTCGGATCGCTGCCGCGATTGTCATCATTCTGGCCACCATCAGCTACCTGGCGGTCAGCGGCGTTCAAGCCAACAAGAGCTATTACGTTACCATCAAGGAACTTCAGGGGCTTGGCGACAAAGCGTACACCCGGCACCTGCGGGTAGCGGGAAGTGTGGCCCCGGGCTCAATCGAGCGCAACGGCACCAATGCCACCTTTGATCTGGTCGAAAACGACCAGCACATACGCGTTTCCTACAAGGGAACGGAGCCACCTCCGGATACGTTCAAGGACGACGCGCAAGCTTTGGCCGTAGGCACCTATGGCCGCGATGGCGTCTTCCACGCCACCCAACTGCAGGCCAAGTGCGCCTCGAAATACGCGCCCGCACCGGGAGCAAAACCCGGCGTGCAAACGACGGCTCCAGCGCCGACCGGCACCGCCTCCATGTAG
- the ccmA gene encoding heme ABC exporter ATP-binding protein CcmA: MPSIARLENVSRLFGTFAALRQVSTEFEAGRCYVLLGENGAGKSTMLRILAGLLHPSFGKVLIFSSSGAGSTPQLQRGRIGYMSHAPMLYDELSATENLAYFANLYRDQPCLAPADALRSVGLDPSLTRPVGQYSQGMRQRTSLARVLISQPELLLLDEPFSNMDVGSARQMISLLAQFRSGHRTILLTTHQRELAEPIADYFLTLQSGRLVSTQEGPRLLAEAHR, translated from the coding sequence ATGCCTTCCATTGCTCGTCTGGAGAATGTCTCCAGACTCTTCGGTACCTTCGCGGCACTTCGGCAGGTCTCAACCGAATTTGAGGCTGGCCGCTGTTACGTACTTCTCGGCGAAAACGGAGCCGGTAAGTCGACCATGCTGCGCATCCTCGCCGGGCTGCTCCACCCCAGCTTCGGCAAGGTCCTCATCTTCTCCTCCTCAGGCGCAGGCTCAACCCCGCAGTTGCAGCGCGGCCGCATTGGCTACATGAGCCATGCGCCGATGCTCTACGACGAATTGTCGGCTACCGAGAATCTTGCCTACTTCGCGAACCTGTACCGCGATCAACCCTGTCTGGCTCCAGCCGATGCTTTGCGCTCCGTGGGGCTGGACCCCTCGCTGACACGCCCTGTCGGGCAGTACTCTCAGGGAATGCGGCAACGCACCTCCCTCGCCCGCGTGCTGATTTCACAGCCAGAGCTGCTGCTACTCGATGAGCCCTTTTCCAACATGGATGTAGGCAGCGCCCGGCAGATGATCTCCCTGCTGGCACAGTTTCGCAGCGGGCACCGGACGATCCTCCTCACCACGCATCAGCGCGAGTTGGCTGAACCGATTGCCGACTACTTCCTGACCCTGCAGTCTGGCCGCCTCGTCTCCACGCAGGAAGGGCCTCGTCTGCTGGCGGAGGCGCACCGGTGA
- a CDS encoding YncE family protein, with product MLGIAGCRRHDFPQYPANYREYAYVTNGGSATVTVLDLVNLRQDRVLAVGEQPTGVAANPRRNEVYVVNTGSGTVSVINAMNNSVAATIPVHRSPYFIDVDATGERAYVANAGSNNVSVIDLSARKEIAVVGTGEAPGVARISPDGDSLVVSNRGGNSVTVVDAHSLKVRRVFENCPGATSIAILPDSSKAFVTCSAGHQVMAIALARATGNYAGKGDRLLTLLDVGRSPVDLALKPDGGEVFASNFDSDTISEIATSNNEVGGAYTVGAHPARGIVSADNGTLWISNFNADTIGVYSVDEGKLINTVHVGGGPDALAFSAAGHLLFAVNARSGDVSVVRTLSYTPKGVPIIGTLFTMLPAGNHPNAIAVKAFKVS from the coding sequence ATGTTGGGAATCGCCGGCTGCAGGCGTCATGATTTCCCGCAGTATCCCGCCAATTACCGCGAATACGCTTACGTCACCAACGGCGGCAGCGCTACCGTCACCGTGCTGGATCTGGTGAATCTGCGCCAGGACCGCGTGCTTGCCGTGGGGGAGCAACCAACCGGCGTCGCAGCGAATCCCCGGCGCAACGAAGTGTATGTCGTGAATACGGGCAGCGGCACCGTCAGCGTGATCAATGCGATGAACAACAGCGTCGCCGCGACGATCCCGGTGCATCGCTCCCCCTATTTCATCGATGTGGATGCCACAGGGGAACGCGCTTACGTCGCCAATGCGGGCTCGAATAACGTCTCGGTCATCGATCTAAGCGCACGAAAAGAAATCGCTGTCGTCGGCACCGGTGAGGCTCCCGGCGTCGCGCGCATCTCCCCCGATGGGGACTCGCTGGTGGTGAGCAACCGCGGCGGCAACAGCGTAACGGTGGTCGATGCCCACAGCCTCAAGGTGCGGCGGGTCTTTGAAAATTGTCCCGGTGCGACCTCGATCGCGATTCTGCCGGATTCGTCCAAAGCCTTCGTGACCTGCTCCGCCGGTCATCAGGTGATGGCGATTGCGCTGGCTCGTGCGACCGGAAATTATGCGGGCAAGGGCGACCGCCTGCTCACGCTGCTCGATGTTGGCCGCAGCCCGGTTGACCTGGCGCTGAAGCCAGATGGCGGCGAGGTCTTTGCCTCGAACTTCGATAGCGACACAATCTCGGAGATTGCTACCTCCAACAATGAAGTGGGCGGAGCCTATACCGTCGGGGCTCATCCGGCGCGCGGCATTGTGAGCGCCGACAACGGAACCTTATGGATCAGCAATTTCAACGCAGATACCATCGGCGTCTACAGCGTGGATGAAGGCAAGCTGATCAATACGGTGCACGTAGGCGGAGGCCCGGATGCGCTCGCCTTCTCGGCGGCAGGCCACCTGCTGTTCGCGGTGAATGCGCGCTCCGGCGATGTATCGGTAGTTCGAACTCTCAGCTATACACCCAAGGGCGTGCCCATCATCGGCACTCTCTTCACCATGCTGCCCGCGGGGAATCATCCCAACGCCATCGCGGTGAAGGCCTTCAAAGTCAGCTAA
- the aroF gene encoding 3-deoxy-7-phosphoheptulonate synthase — MLVVMKPQATPEEIQAVCNHIEQLGFRAHPLPGAQRTAIGITGNQGEVDRGNLEELSGVAEVIRVSKPYKLVSRDSKEEDTVIHFPGTNATIGGRNLAIIAGPCGIETREQAFAIAEAVANAGAQFFRGGAFKPRTSPYAFQGLGEEALQIMAEIRERFGLRIVTEAIDHETLALVEQYADVIQIGARNMQNFSLLKKAGRCRKPVLLKRGMSATLEELLMAAEYIMSEGNYQVILCERGVRTFADHTRNTLDLSIVPAVQRLSHLPIIVDPSHGTGKRNKVLPLSRAAIAVGADGVIVEVHNQPEKALSDGPQSIYPEQLVELINEVGQIAPVVHRSLTRGIQIEKLDAVDNGAIHPAAR; from the coding sequence ATGTTAGTCGTCATGAAGCCGCAGGCGACGCCGGAAGAGATTCAGGCGGTCTGCAATCACATTGAGCAACTGGGATTCCGCGCACATCCCCTCCCTGGAGCGCAGCGCACCGCGATTGGTATCACGGGCAACCAGGGTGAGGTCGATCGCGGAAATCTGGAAGAGCTCTCCGGGGTTGCCGAAGTCATCCGCGTCAGCAAACCCTATAAGCTGGTCAGCCGGGATTCGAAGGAAGAAGACACGGTCATTCACTTCCCCGGCACCAATGCCACCATCGGCGGACGCAACCTGGCGATTATCGCTGGCCCCTGCGGAATCGAAACGCGCGAGCAGGCCTTTGCCATAGCGGAAGCGGTGGCGAACGCAGGCGCGCAATTCTTCCGTGGCGGCGCCTTCAAGCCGCGCACCTCACCTTATGCCTTCCAGGGACTGGGCGAGGAGGCGCTGCAGATCATGGCCGAGATTCGCGAGCGCTTCGGTCTTCGCATCGTCACCGAGGCTATCGATCATGAGACGCTTGCGCTGGTCGAGCAGTACGCGGATGTCATCCAGATCGGCGCCCGCAACATGCAGAATTTCTCCCTGCTGAAGAAGGCGGGGCGCTGCAGAAAGCCTGTCCTGCTGAAGCGCGGGATGTCGGCCACGCTCGAAGAACTCCTCATGGCGGCCGAGTACATCATGAGCGAGGGCAACTACCAGGTGATCCTCTGCGAGCGCGGCGTGCGCACCTTTGCCGACCACACCCGCAACACGCTGGACCTGAGCATTGTGCCCGCGGTGCAGCGGCTCAGCCATCTACCCATCATCGTCGATCCCAGCCATGGAACCGGGAAGCGCAACAAGGTGCTGCCCCTCTCCCGCGCGGCCATCGCGGTGGGCGCGGATGGCGTGATCGTCGAAGTCCATAACCAGCCCGAAAAAGCTCTCTCCGATGGGCCGCAATCCATCTATCCCGAGCAGCTCGTGGAGCTCATCAACGAGGTGGGGCAGATCGCTCCGGTGGTCCACCGCTCATTGACTCGCGGCATTCAAATAGAGAAGCTGGACGCTGTAGACAACGGAGCCATTCATCCTGCTGCAAGATAG
- a CDS encoding heme exporter protein CcmB — protein sequence MKQPYLWTHLAKDLRIEWRSKDAINSMLFFALLVVVLFSLAFDPTIAVSRQIAGGILCVATLFASVTALNQAWARELRHHVLDAQRMSPAPASSLFLAKVIANFFFVSVVQVLLAPLFIMFYNLHALGQGWLLAVVLPLGTWALVVNGTFFAALSIRSRNRELLLPLILFPIFIPAMLAMVQACTAILTGESDPDLWMKMLAGYDVIFTTICLLLFETILHAE from the coding sequence TTGAAGCAGCCGTACCTATGGACACATCTGGCGAAAGACCTGCGCATCGAGTGGAGGTCGAAGGATGCCATCAACTCGATGCTCTTCTTTGCCCTGCTGGTGGTCGTCCTTTTCAGCCTGGCCTTTGACCCCACCATCGCGGTTTCGCGACAGATCGCAGGCGGTATTCTCTGCGTAGCCACGCTGTTTGCCTCGGTAACGGCGCTGAACCAGGCCTGGGCCCGCGAGCTTCGGCACCACGTTCTGGACGCGCAGCGCATGAGCCCGGCACCGGCATCGTCGCTCTTTCTGGCCAAGGTTATCGCCAATTTTTTCTTTGTCAGCGTAGTGCAAGTACTGCTTGCACCATTGTTCATTATGTTCTACAACCTGCATGCTTTAGGGCAAGGATGGCTGTTGGCCGTCGTGCTGCCGCTGGGAACCTGGGCGCTGGTGGTCAACGGGACTTTTTTTGCCGCACTCTCCATTCGCAGCCGCAACCGGGAACTCCTGCTGCCGCTGATCCTCTTTCCTATCTTTATTCCGGCGATGCTGGCGATGGTGCAGGCGTGCACCGCCATCCTTACGGGTGAGTCGGACCCGGATCTCTGGATGAAGATGCTGGCCGGATACGACGTGATCTTTACAACAATCTGCCTGCTGCTGTTTGAGACGATTCTGCACGCAGAGTAG
- a CDS encoding cold-shock protein encodes MKEQGVVKWFNGAKGYGFIQRSTGEDVFVHFSAIQENGFKTLEEGEGVEFECLQGPKGLNAANVTRHA; translated from the coding sequence GTGAAAGAGCAAGGTGTTGTGAAGTGGTTTAACGGGGCCAAGGGCTATGGGTTTATCCAGCGTTCGACAGGAGAGGATGTCTTTGTCCACTTCTCCGCGATCCAGGAAAATGGCTTCAAGACTCTGGAAGAAGGCGAAGGAGTCGAGTTTGAGTGCCTGCAGGGACCCAAGGGCTTGAATGCGGCGAATGTAACCCGCCACGCTTAA
- a CDS encoding YihY/virulence factor BrkB family protein, translated as MQKSSVRPASDAEERVLPSAHPPVAPSPDSGLWGQIVALVRYLVQSEVHTYAFSVAACALLSLFPFIVMMYTIAQYVFHSQGMWRVIGDMIRFFLPTTHSDQEFVVKNMGLVVSGHHHIALISLVTLFISCTGVFLPLEVALNQVWGVAKSRSYLANQVISLGLAVLMAALATTVAVLNATQRSLLALLFLGHTDNIPFRLAALSLLEVTTVLASIAMFFFTYWLLPNRKIPALAVLPTAITTGLIWESCKFAYIYALPHLDLRSAYGPFETSVGIMMWAYVSGLLLLGGAHYSASRYARRLASQAQLEEQSNVVVA; from the coding sequence ATGCAAAAGTCATCCGTTCGCCCCGCTTCCGATGCGGAGGAGCGGGTTCTCCCCTCCGCACATCCCCCAGTGGCCCCATCTCCGGACTCCGGTCTGTGGGGGCAGATTGTCGCGTTGGTACGGTATCTCGTACAGAGCGAGGTGCATACCTATGCCTTCAGCGTTGCCGCCTGCGCCTTGCTCTCGCTGTTCCCATTCATCGTGATGATGTACACGATTGCTCAATATGTCTTTCACTCGCAGGGAATGTGGCGGGTGATCGGCGATATGATCCGCTTTTTCCTGCCTACCACCCACTCGGACCAGGAGTTTGTGGTCAAAAACATGGGGCTGGTGGTCAGCGGACACCACCATATCGCCCTTATCTCCTTGGTTACGCTCTTCATCTCCTGTACTGGAGTCTTTCTCCCGCTGGAAGTCGCCTTGAACCAGGTTTGGGGCGTGGCCAAGAGCCGCTCGTATCTGGCCAACCAGGTGATCTCTCTCGGGCTTGCCGTGCTCATGGCCGCGCTGGCAACTACCGTGGCCGTACTCAACGCAACCCAGCGATCCCTGCTGGCGCTCCTCTTCTTAGGCCACACGGACAATATTCCCTTTCGCCTTGCGGCGCTCTCACTGCTTGAGGTCACAACCGTTCTTGCCAGCATCGCCATGTTTTTCTTTACGTACTGGCTGCTGCCCAATCGCAAAATCCCCGCTCTTGCGGTGCTTCCCACCGCCATTACCACCGGCCTCATCTGGGAGTCGTGCAAGTTCGCATACATCTATGCGCTGCCGCATCTCGATCTCCGTTCCGCCTATGGTCCCTTTGAGACCTCGGTTGGCATCATGATGTGGGCCTATGTTTCCGGTCTTCTGCTGCTGGGCGGTGCGCACTACTCCGCATCCCGCTATGCGCGCAGGCTGGCCTCCCAGGCGCAACTGGAAGAGCAGAGCAACGTAGTAGTAGCGTAG
- a CDS encoding SpoIIE family protein phosphatase: MASVFSSIEARIYRVFDRQPPQGRLHRAAFWLLIVYLVLCATGFLPGIIGGFSRGLRGWVLFALAIISLWLGARGLSRNMLWKVRNRLIVTYLLMALAPIVLFTILALAAAYVFSGEFAIFAVTSEMHRELAHLEAENQAFAIHVSHVLDDNPGIRSVSLPERNIQGRDHIEPGLEMAAFRDGKRVPLDGVANGAQTLESPAWASNGFSGIVVDKGSLYLRAFHSISSGGHETVVITSVPLSKESADQIATGLGMVTVLPFFDLGEEGTGSDRATASSGKRSGFKFNGEDLGDTGPATGRVTGGKPPRAEHFYDIAIDFFAPLSTTDWHTGQPHFIGILVNSEPTLLYRRLVITSLKGQSIFQTLLIGLAIFFGMLELVAFIMAVRLNRTITQSVHDLYEATREVDRGNFSHRIPVRRKDQLAALSGSFNSMTSSLEGLLQEQREKERLQNELDIAQEVQANLFPRDDVSLPSLELHGICRPARTVSGDYYDFLLFGKSGVGLALGDISGKGISAALLMATLHSAVRAYRFAGEELVHEGVRALHAAQASSLDGAKGVEEIDCGEWFESPGKILALLNRHLYRSTQPEKYATLFLAHYQSESSRLTYSNGGQLPPLLLRRDDSVVRLDRGGTVVGLIDGMTYEEGSVQMKHGDILVAYSDGVTEPENDFGDFGEDRLIEIVRRNRYLPLPVICEQVMQALRDWIGAQEQPDDITLVLARQV; encoded by the coding sequence ATGGCCAGCGTCTTCAGCTCGATAGAAGCAAGAATCTACCGTGTCTTTGACCGGCAGCCGCCTCAGGGAAGGCTCCATCGCGCCGCGTTCTGGCTCCTGATCGTCTACCTCGTCCTTTGCGCTACGGGGTTTCTCCCCGGCATTATTGGAGGTTTTTCACGCGGCCTCCGCGGCTGGGTGCTCTTCGCTCTGGCGATAATTTCCCTGTGGCTGGGGGCGAGAGGGCTCTCCCGCAATATGTTGTGGAAGGTCCGCAACCGCCTGATCGTTACCTACCTGCTGATGGCGCTTGCGCCTATCGTGCTCTTTACGATTCTTGCGTTGGCAGCGGCGTATGTGTTTTCCGGAGAGTTTGCAATCTTCGCGGTCACCTCGGAGATGCATAGAGAGCTGGCGCATCTTGAGGCGGAGAACCAGGCGTTTGCCATTCATGTGAGCCACGTGCTCGATGACAATCCCGGGATCAGGTCTGTCAGTCTGCCGGAGAGGAATATCCAGGGCAGGGACCACATAGAGCCAGGTCTGGAGATGGCCGCCTTCCGGGATGGCAAGCGAGTCCCGCTGGACGGGGTCGCAAATGGGGCGCAAACACTGGAATCCCCGGCATGGGCCTCCAATGGCTTCAGCGGCATTGTGGTCGATAAGGGCAGCCTCTATCTTCGCGCATTCCACTCGATCAGCTCCGGCGGCCACGAGACGGTTGTGATTACCAGCGTGCCGCTCAGCAAAGAGAGCGCCGATCAGATCGCAACCGGTCTGGGCATGGTGACGGTTCTGCCTTTCTTCGATCTGGGGGAGGAGGGCACAGGCAGCGACCGGGCGACTGCGAGTAGCGGCAAACGTTCCGGCTTCAAGTTCAACGGTGAGGATCTGGGTGATACCGGTCCAGCTACCGGCCGCGTCACCGGAGGCAAGCCTCCACGGGCGGAGCACTTCTACGATATTGCGATCGATTTCTTCGCTCCTCTCAGCACAACCGATTGGCATACCGGACAGCCGCATTTTATCGGCATCCTGGTGAACTCCGAGCCGACCCTGCTGTATCGCAGACTGGTGATCACATCCCTGAAGGGGCAAAGCATCTTCCAGACGCTGCTGATTGGCCTGGCGATCTTCTTCGGCATGCTGGAGCTGGTTGCCTTCATCATGGCCGTGCGCCTGAATCGCACGATTACTCAGTCCGTACATGATCTCTATGAGGCGACGCGAGAGGTGGATCGCGGCAACTTCAGCCATCGAATCCCTGTCCGGCGCAAGGATCAGCTCGCCGCTCTCAGCGGCTCCTTCAATTCCATGACCTCCTCGCTGGAAGGGCTGCTGCAGGAACAACGCGAAAAGGAGCGCCTGCAGAACGAACTGGATATCGCGCAGGAGGTACAGGCCAATCTATTTCCTCGCGATGATGTCTCTCTGCCCAGCCTGGAACTGCACGGCATCTGCCGTCCGGCGCGAACCGTCAGCGGCGATTACTACGACTTTCTGCTCTTTGGCAAGAGTGGAGTCGGGCTGGCACTGGGCGATATCAGCGGCAAGGGCATCTCCGCCGCGTTGCTGATGGCCACCCTGCACTCCGCCGTGCGCGCGTATCGCTTTGCTGGCGAGGAGCTGGTACACGAGGGCGTTCGCGCGTTGCATGCTGCGCAAGCCTCCAGCCTGGACGGGGCGAAAGGTGTGGAGGAGATCGATTGCGGGGAGTGGTTTGAGTCGCCGGGAAAGATATTGGCCCTGTTGAATCGTCACCTCTATCGCAGCACGCAACCGGAAAAATATGCGACCTTGTTCCTGGCGCACTACCAGAGCGAGAGCAGCCGGCTGACCTACTCCAATGGAGGGCAACTGCCGCCGCTGCTTCTTCGTCGCGACGACTCCGTGGTGCGGCTGGATCGTGGTGGCACCGTGGTTGGCCTGATCGACGGCATGACGTATGAAGAGGGCTCTGTGCAGATGAAGCACGGCGACATTCTCGTTGCATACAGTGACGGCGTGACCGAGCCCGAGAATGATTTTGGAGACTTCGGCGAAGACAGGCTGATCGAGATTGTGCGCCGGAACCGCTACCTGCCGCTTCCCGTCATCTGCGAACAAGTCATGCAGGCTCTGCGCGACTGGATTGGCGCACAGGAACAGCCAGATGACATCACTCTGGTTCTGGCAAGGCAGGTATAA
- the queG gene encoding tRNA epoxyqueuosine(34) reductase QueG: MHSPGSISQGSISQQLAALAIEAGFSAAGIAAVPAIGSEEHERDAARCEEWIASGASGEMEYLQRRNPEGQLLRSSLRNAFPWARSVIVCVTNYNAAAQRSIDAAEGQQGRKDLGWIARYAWTSRREPDGSIVPSDYHRVLLKRLRIVEAGMQALCGPFESRCFVDTGPVVERLFARYAGVGWTGKNTCLINQKLGSWLFLAVIVTSIELPQAEHPRLTEDRCGSCRRCVEACPTNALATPYQMDASRCISYLTIEKRGEIPVELRPHIGRQVFGCDICQDVCPWNRKAPITIDDQLAPRPELINPALDWLGGMNEADFERTFNGSPVRRTKFSGLRRNVAIAMGNSRLHRFLPRLQQWATDEDPVLAETARWAIAQIQGSRPAEDKNLS; the protein is encoded by the coding sequence ATGCACTCCCCAGGTTCCATTTCGCAGGGTTCCATTTCGCAGCAATTGGCAGCGCTTGCGATTGAAGCGGGATTCAGCGCCGCAGGCATCGCGGCCGTTCCCGCCATCGGCTCAGAGGAGCACGAGAGAGACGCTGCGCGCTGCGAAGAGTGGATTGCCAGCGGTGCTTCCGGAGAGATGGAGTATCTGCAGCGGCGCAATCCAGAGGGCCAGCTTCTGCGATCCTCGTTGCGCAACGCATTTCCCTGGGCCCGTTCCGTGATCGTCTGCGTGACGAACTACAATGCCGCCGCGCAGCGCTCCATCGATGCGGCGGAGGGGCAGCAGGGGCGCAAGGATCTGGGATGGATTGCCCGCTATGCGTGGACCAGCCGCCGCGAGCCGGACGGCAGCATTGTCCCCAGCGATTATCACCGCGTTCTGCTCAAGCGTCTGCGGATCGTCGAGGCGGGAATGCAAGCGCTGTGTGGGCCATTTGAATCGCGCTGCTTTGTGGATACCGGGCCGGTGGTGGAGCGGCTCTTTGCCCGTTACGCGGGCGTTGGCTGGACCGGCAAGAATACCTGCCTCATCAACCAGAAACTCGGCTCCTGGCTGTTTCTGGCCGTCATTGTCACTTCGATCGAGCTGCCGCAGGCGGAGCATCCCCGGTTGACGGAGGACCGTTGCGGCAGTTGCCGCCGTTGCGTGGAGGCATGTCCGACCAATGCGCTGGCAACGCCCTACCAGATGGATGCCAGCCGGTGCATCTCCTACCTCACCATCGAAAAACGCGGCGAGATCCCAGTGGAGCTGCGGCCGCATATTGGCCGCCAGGTCTTCGGTTGCGACATCTGCCAGGACGTGTGCCCCTGGAACCGCAAGGCTCCCATAACCATCGACGATCAACTCGCTCCACGCCCCGAGCTCATCAACCCGGCTCTGGACTGGTTGGGCGGGATGAATGAGGCAGACTTCGAGCGCACCTTCAACGGCTCACCTGTGAGGCGCACCAAGTTCAGCGGACTCCGGCGCAACGTCGCCATCGCAATGGGCAACAGCCGGCTGCATCGGTTCCTGCCCCGTTTGCAGCAGTGGGCTACAGACGAAGACCCCGTTCTGGCCGAAACTGCGAGATGGGCTATCGCTCAGATTCAGGGGAGCCGTCCTGCGGAAGACAAAAATCTCTCCTGA
- the ybaK gene encoding Cys-tRNA(Pro) deacylase, translating to MKTNAARLLDSLNIAYEMRDYEVDPEDLSAIAVAKKVGLPAEQVFKTLLTASGTGEHYFAVIPGDAELDFKKLAKAAGTRKTEMVPLKDVQHLTGYIRGGVTVFGAKKAFPVFVDETIEMFDTISVSAGVRGTQLLLAPADYLRAAEATVAALTKEGPTA from the coding sequence GTGAAGACCAACGCGGCACGCCTGCTGGACTCACTCAACATCGCTTATGAAATGCGCGATTACGAGGTCGACCCCGAGGATCTCTCGGCCATCGCCGTCGCCAAAAAGGTCGGTCTCCCCGCCGAACAGGTCTTCAAGACGCTGCTGACCGCCTCCGGAACGGGCGAGCACTATTTCGCTGTGATTCCCGGCGATGCCGAACTCGACTTCAAAAAGCTGGCCAAGGCAGCCGGAACACGCAAGACCGAGATGGTTCCCCTCAAAGATGTGCAGCACCTTACGGGTTACATCCGGGGCGGCGTGACCGTCTTTGGCGCGAAAAAAGCCTTCCCTGTTTTTGTCGATGAGACGATAGAGATGTTCGACACAATCTCCGTTTCAGCAGGGGTGCGCGGCACGCAACTGCTGCTGGCTCCGGCCGATTATCTCCGCGCGGCTGAGGCCACCGTGGCAGCGCTTACGAAAGAAGGGCCCACCGCTTGA